From a region of the Saccharomyces paradoxus chromosome IV, complete sequence genome:
- the GIR2 gene encoding Gir2p (similar to YDR152W) — protein MDYKEEQKQELEVLESIYPDELRIINDEYPKIKFEVDIKLELDTGDSTSVLTKEHTIIAEFKLPETYPDEPCMISLEAQEVALNDGEEDDEEEGDEDEVEYDDHGNKVLKKFENLPDLISFKVYLPELTVQLESQIETDMLLGMQMCFALISSIKERCEQWYSEQLSKLEKQCEMEAQEREKKEQAKFHGTKVTRESYLEWRSKFRQELKLDERDQVRRLKAHHGKLTGKQMFEQGVVGTGDEYMEEDDASVDDVAKGLAKTEIAN, from the coding sequence ATGGATTATAAGGAAGAACAGAAGCAGGAGCTAGAAGTCTTAGAGTCCATTTACCCTGATGAACTGAGGATCATAAACGATGAATACCCAAAGATTAAATTTGAAGTAGACATCAAATTAGAGCTGGACACAGGTGATTCCACTTCGGTATTAACCAAAGAGCACACTATAATTGCAGAATTCAAGTTACCGGAAACCTACCCTGACGAACCATGCATGATTTCATTAGAAGCTCAAGAAGTAGCCCTCAACGATggcgaagaagatgacgagGAAGAGGGAGATGAAGACGAGGTTGAATATGATGACCATGGTAATAAAGTACtgaaaaagtttgaaaacCTGCCTGATCTCATAAGTTTCAAGGTATACCTGCCCGAACTGACCGTACAATTGGAATCGCAAATTGAAACCGATATGCTATTAGGTATGCAAATGTGTTTTGCGTTAATTTCAtctataaaagaaagatgcGAGCAGTGGTATAGTGAGCAATTGAGCAAGCTCGAGAAACAGTGCGAAATGGAGGCACAAGAAcgtgaaaagaaggaacaGGCCAAGTTCCACGGTACAAAAGTTACAAGAGAATCGTATCTGGAATGGAGGTCCAAGTTCCGTCAAGAACTGAAACTGGATGAAAGAGATCAGGTGAGAAGGTTGAAGGCCCACCATGGGAAGCTAACTGGTAAGCAAATGTTTGAACAAGGTGTGGTGGGCACGGGCGACGAGTATATGGAAGAGGATGACGCGAGCGTGGATGACGTAGCCAAGGGACTTGCCAAGACTGAAATAGCaaattaa
- the RPA14 gene encoding DNA-directed RNA polymerase I subunit RPA14 (RNA polymerase I subunit A14~similar to YDR156W), translated as MMKGSRRTGNNAATTLNTPVVIHATQLPQHVSTDEVLQFLEGFINEKENIIDSTTMNTISGSAADADATAVANPGLNMDTNLSSSISQLKRIQRDFKGLPPAQDFSAAPIQVSTAEKKETSIGVSATGGKKTTFADE; from the coding sequence ATGATGAAAGGTTCTAGAAGAACAGGCAATAACGCGGCTACTACGCTAAACACTCCTGTGGTCATTCATGCCACGCAGCTGCCCCAACATGTTTCTACTGACGAGGTCCTTCAATTTCTGGAGGGGTTTATTAAtgagaaggaaaatattatcGATAGCACCACGATGAACACCATCAGCGGCAGCGCCGCTGACGCAGACGCTACCGCTGTGGCTAACCCCGGTCTCAACATGGATACTAACCTTTCCAGCTCCATATCGCAATTGAAGAGAATTCAGAGAGACTTCAAGGGTCTGCCACCCGCCCAAGACTTCTCTGCCGCGCCCATTCAGGTCTCCACGGCggagaagaaggaaactAGCATAGGTGTCAGTGCCACCGGCGGCAAGAAAACCACATTCGCCGATGAATAA
- the CTH1 gene encoding putative mRNA-binding protein CTH1 (Member of the CCCH zinc finger family~similar to YDR151C), whose protein sequence is MMTNVAPNSHYLNLPNANSTSTTTSSIFSDLNKEYESKIREIEEYYIKTLLNDNTDNDESSSSEGHNINEAEILSEYSPRPSPWLPSKPNCYHSLADFKDLIISDSRPANTSHFANLFSTTNNISTLATTDKKRKKRPLEVEINPTYATNAFSLPLTAENLQKLSQVNSQSTGLPFALPIQKTTKLEPCRRAPLDLPQLVNKTLYKTELCESFTIKGYCKYGNKCQFAHGLHELKFKKKSNNYRTKPCINWSKLGYCPYGKRCCFKHGDDKDVQVYQNANNGRDNDMAFSTLPPAIAPANDNNVTNLGKPKNLHTSVKALQRMTW, encoded by the coding sequence ATGATGACGAATGTTGCTCCAAACAGCCACTATCTAAACCTACCGAATGCCAATTCCACATCGACAACTACTTCCTCGATCTTTTCCGACCTTAATAAGGAGTACGAGTCAAAGATTagagaaattgaagagTACTATATAAAGACGCTACTCAATGACAATACAGATAATGATGAGAGCAGCAGTTCCGAGGGGCATAATATAAATGAAGCGGAGATTTTAAGTGAATACTCTCCAAGGCCTTCTCCTTGGTTGCCTTCCAAACCGAATTGTTATCATTCGTTGGCAGATTTTAAAGACTTGATCATATCTGATTCCAGGCCTGCAAATACATCGCATTTTGCCAACCTTTTCTCAACCACTAACAACATCTCGACGCTTGCTACGACTGATAAAAAGCGTAAGAAAAGGCCACTTGAAGTTGAGATTAACCCTACTTATGCGACAAACGCATTTTCATTACCTTTGACGGCGGagaatttacaaaaattatCCCAGGTGAATTCCCAGTCCACAGGGCTCCCATTCGCACTCCCAATCcagaaaacaacaaaactgGAACCATGTAGAAGGGCGCCTTTGGACTTGCCTCAATTAGTCAATAAGACTTTATACAAGACGGAGCTCTGTGAATCTTTTACTATCAAGGGCTATTGTAAGTACGGAAATAAGTGCCAATTTGCTCACGGTCTGCATGAACtaaaatttaagaaaaaatcaaacaattATAGAACCAAACCCTGCATAAATTGGTCGAAATTGGGCTACTGTCCGTACGGTAAGCGCTGCTGCTTCAAGCACGGCGATGATAAAGACGTTCAAGTATACCAAAATGCTAATAATGGGAGAGATAATGATATGGCGTTTTCCACACTTCCTCCTGCGATAGCCCCCGCCAATGATAATAACGTTACTAATTTGGGTAAGCCTAAGAACTTACATACTAGTGTTAAAGCATTGCAAAGGATGACTTGGTAG
- the SAC3 gene encoding Sac3p (mRNA export factor~similar to YDR159W), whose amino-acid sequence MNTSFGSVVPSTNFDFFKGPANNDSTSNNANVSSNNFFLNGNGTNSSKNVFMVHSAPQVKSGQPSQDLSHSPSHMENKPDQKKKYMTSDDKTIQLVGPLVSSPDSLGFQRRSHKPRELPRFLINQEPQLKKRIFVQDPWDKANQEKMISLEESIDDLNELYETLKKMRNTERTIMEEKGLVDKADSAKDLYDAIVFQGTCLDMCPIFERSRRNVEYTVYSYEKNQPNDKKASRTRALKVFARPAAAAAPPLPSDVRPPHILVKTLDYIVDNLLTTLPESEGFLWDRMRSIRQDFTYQNYSGPEAIDCNERIVRIHLLILHIMVKSNVEFSLQQELEQLHKSLITLSEIYDDVRSSGGTCPNEAEFRAYALLSKIRDPQYDENIQRLPEHILQDKLVQTALCFRRIISNSAYTERGFVKTENCLNFYARFFQLMQSPNLPLLMGFFLQMHLTEIRFYALRALSHTLNKKHKPIPFHYLENMLLFNHRQEIIEFCDYYSIEIINGDSADLKTLQHYSHKLPETQPLKKTYLNCLESRLQKTTYESLINCGKDHFDSLINVKSAPETDRVPSTVGQLSYMKDSANNFNVKLNQNQSFEPKINDSPNRTVTRPNDFPFSQQFKQSSQLSQSQTLPINPLLTQQVPGYLSGQKHEQIKTVTGASSPPLFNGSLPNSEVQASKIYMKSTTNNGMYDEKFESVSTEQEEMRRKEIEQMEEEKAQLKKKREDADKQKITEQIANELIVEIVSSNVTDIVKHEVSEVKYRKILVDKMAHELYDAFLHEKLYLIYMDSRADLKRNTALRKRFFEKWQASYSRAKENRILEEKKREEIKLVSHQLGVPGLKKSTCLLRTPYKGNVNSSFILSSSDKNIVFSPVNDEFNKFATHLTRVSKLWQPLDMHSIYYDNLTEKFPANSLTPANIFIYAKDWTSLSNRWILSKFNLRTMQDSKNFNNNIISSRIICINDEYEPSDFSDLQLLIFNTGVTNPDIFDLEMKLKDDGEELIKLITGVSLNTNMCFSLLIIYWESAENTLSETTIKQSLKLNRISKNYSSVVERIDLMNLTEESPHKCLEDKLYEISQSYVYKLTERGKYDKTLRQKRSLAGIHSRNTQLQTTKDIDQKMKKMLEKEKNKYQQRMGERNTYAHLESHIAASPRIKKRKLPILLSTSHSSQFKTPLASRPNTSGTSTSPPLPSHLAMKFRKNSRVTSLHTVLPVSTPSHSNNLPASSFSGNNTTDIQSQQLIKSQRSTSGYSKNVFERVPGNQEICKTPFNPVTPVLDGADQGKEDIPDSILELKVLIDSVKKKVNND is encoded by the coding sequence ATGAACACATCATTTGGCTCCGTAGTGCCTTCCACTAAtttcgattttttcaaagggcCTGCAAATAATGATAGTACTAGTAACAATGCTAATGTTAGCAgcaacaatttctttttaaatgGCAATGGTACAAATTCTTCGAAAAATGTTTTCATGGTACACTCTGCTCCTCAGGTCAAGTCAGGACAGCCGTCACAAGATCTCTCACACTCACCTTCCCATATGGAAAATAAACCAgatcaaaagaagaaatatatgaCAAGCGATGATAAGACAATTCAGCTTGTAGGCCCTTTAGTTTCCTCCCCTGATAGTTTAGGATTCCAGAGAAGATCACACAAACCAAGAGAATTACCGAGGTTTTTGATTAATCAAGAACctcaattgaaaaagaggatATTTGTACAAGATCCCTGGGATAAGGctaatcaagaaaaaatgatcTCATTGGAAGAATCCATAGACGATCTCAATGAATTGTATGAAacgctgaaaaaaatgagaaataCCGAGCGTACGataatggaagaaaaagggttAGTAGATAAAGCTGATTCAGCAAAGGATCTTTACGATGCAATAGTATTTCAAGGCACCTGTCTAGATATGTGTcccatttttgaaagatcaagaagaaatgttGAATACACGGTCTATtcatatgaaaaaaatcaaccAAATGACAAAAAGGCTTCCAGAACCAGAGCATTAAAAGTCTTCGCGAGgccagcagcagcagcagctcCTCCCTTACCCTCTGACGTTAGACCACCGCATATTTTAGTCAAGACATTGGACTATATTGTTGATAACTTATTAACGACATTACCTGAAAGTGAAGGGTTCTTATGGGATAGGATGAGATCCATAAGGCAAGACTTTACGTATCAGAACTATTCAGGGCCTGAAGCGATTGATTGTAATGAGCGTATTGTGAGGATACACCTTCTAATTCTGCATATAATGGTAAAATCAAATGTGGAATTTTCGCTTCAACAGGAACTTGAACAATTACATAAGTCCCTGATTACATTATCGGAGATATACGACGACGTTCGTTCTAGCGGCGGAACATGCCCAAATGAAGCTGAATTTCGAGCTTATGCCCTCTTGAGTAAAATAAGAGACCCCCAATACGATGAGAATATTCAAAGATTGCCTGAACATATTTTACAAGATAAATTGGTTCAAACGGCTTTGTGCTTTAGAAGGATTATATCTAACTCAGCTTATACTGAACGTGGGTTTGTTAAAACCGAGAATTGTTTAAACTTTTATGCaagatttttccaattAATGCAATCACCCAACTTGCCATTATTGAtgggattttttttgcaaatgCATCTGACAGAAATTAGGTTTTATGCGTTGAGAGCTTTATCACATACTTTGAACAAAAAGCATAAACCGATCCCATTCCACTATTTAGAGAATATGCTGCTCTTCAATCATCGGCAAGAGATAATTGAATTCTGTGATTATTACTCAATTGAAATCATAAATGGAGATTCAGCAGACTTGAAAACACTACAACATTATTCTCACAAATTACCCGAAACGCAGCcattaaagaaaacataCTTAAACTGCCTAGAAAGCAGATTGCAAAAAACTACTTATGAGAGTTTAATTAATTGCGGTAAAGATCATTTTGATTCTTTGATTAATGTAAAATCGGCTCCGGAAACTGACAGGGTACCTTCTACAGTGGGTCAACTTTCTTATATGAAAGATTCTGCTAACAACTTTAACGTAAAGTTGAACCAAAACCAATCTTTTGAACCGAAGATTAATGACTCCCCAAACAGAACTGTCACGCGGCCCAATgactttcctttttcacAGCAATTTAAGCAATCCTCCCAATTATCTCAATCTCAAACTTTACCAATAAATCCTTTATTAACTCAGCAGGTTCCGGGATACTTATCCGGACAGAAACATGAACAAATTAAAACTGTTACAGGTGCAAGTTCCCCACCTCTTTTTAATGGATCATTACCAAATTCTGAAGTGCAAGCTTCCAAAATTTATATGAAATCCACAACCAACAATGGTATGTATGACGAAAAATTCGAGAGTGTGAGTACagagcaagaagaaatgagaAGGAAAGAGATAGAACAAATGGAAGAGGAGAAAGcacaattgaaaaaaaaaagggaagatGCTGACAAGCAAAAAATCACGGAACAAATAGCAAATGAGTTGATAGTGGAAATAGTAAGCAGTAACGTGACTGATATTGTTAAGCATGAAGTCTCAGAGGTTAAATATAGGAAAATTCTCGTTGACAAGATGGCCCATGAACTTTATGATGCATTTCTTCATGAAAAGTTGTATCTGATATACATGGATTCTCGCGCTGACTTGAAAAGGAATACTGCTTTGAGAAAGCGGTTCTTTGAGAAATGGCAAGCATCTTATTCTCGAGCAAAGGAGAATCGCATACtagaagagaagaagagggAAGAAATCAAGCTCGTGAGCCACCAATTAGGAGTACCGGGCCTTAAAAAATCTACCTGCTTACTGAGAACCCCGTATAAGGGTAATGTGAATTCATCATTCATACTATCGTCTTCAGATAAGAATATAGTGTTTTCACCTGTAAATGACGAGTTCAACAAGTTTGCAACTCATTTAACAAGGGTCTCGAAACTATGGCAACCGTTGGATATGCACTCAATCTATTATGATAACCTAACGGAGAAGTTTCCCGCTAACTCTCTCACTCCAGcaaatatattcatttatGCGAAAGATTGGACATCGCTCTCAAACCGTTGGATCTTGAGTAAGTTCAACCTGCGAACTATGCAggattcaaaaaatttcaacaataatattatttctaGCAGAATAATCTGTATTAATGATGAATATGAACCATCCGATTTTAGTGATTTGcaattattgatatttaATACAGGTGTTACGAATCCCGATATATTTGATTTGGAGATGAAACTAAAAGATGACGGTGAAGAACTCATAAAGTTAATTACCGGTGTTTCGCTAAATACAAACATGTGCTTTTCCCTTTTGATTATTTATTGGGAATCCGCAGAAAATACATTATCGGAAACTACCATCAAGCAATCGCTGAAATTAAACCGGATATCTAAAAACTATAGTAGTGTTGTTGAACGTATCGATTTAATGAATCTCACTGAAGAATCCCCTCATAAGTGTTTGGAAGACAAATTATACGAAATATCACAATCTTATGTGTACAAGTTGACAGAAAGGGGAAAATATGATAAAACGCTCCGTCAGAAAAGATCATTGGCTGGCATTCACTCACGTAACACTCAATTACAAACTACAAAGGACATTGatcaaaagatgaagaaaatgctggaaaaagagaaaaacaaataccAACAACGAATGGGCGAAAGGAACACCTACGCGCACCTAGAATCGCATATAGCCGCATCACCAagaatcaagaaaagaaagctgCCAATACTTCTGTCAACTTCCCATTCGAGCCAATTTAAAACCCCTTTAGCTTCTAGACCAAATACATCTGGTACATCTACCTCACCACCACTACCATCTCATCTGGCAATgaaattcagaaaaaattcaagagtTACTAGTTTACATACCGTATTGCCCGTTAGCACACCAAGCCATAGTAACAATTTGCCAGCCTCAAGTTTTAGTGGGAATAACACTACGGATATAcaatcccaacaattaaTTAAAAGTCAGAGGAGTACATCTGggtattcaaaaaatgtttttgaaagagtCCCAGGAAATCAGGAAATATGTAAAACACCATTTAACCCTGTAACTCCAGTGTTAGATGGAGCCGATCAAGGTAAGGAGGACATTCCTGATAGTATATTAGAACTCAAGGTTCTGATTGATtctgtaaagaaaaaagtaaataatGATTAA
- the HOM2 gene encoding aspartate-semialdehyde dehydrogenase (Aspartic beta semi-aldehyde dehydrogenase~similar to YDR158W): MAGKKVAGVLGATGSVGQRFILLLADHPHFELKVLGASSRSAGKKYVDAVNWKQTDLLPESATDIVVSECKSEFFKECDIVFSGLDADYAGAIEKEFMEAGIAIVSNAKNYRREQDVPLIVPVVNPEHLDIVAQKLETAKVQGKPRPGFIICISNCSTAGLVAPLKPLIEKFGPIDALTTTTLQAISGAGFSPGVPGIDILDNIIPYIGGEEDKMEWETKKILAPLAEDKTHVKLLTPEEIKVSAQCNRVAVSDGHTECISLRFKNRPAPSVEQVKTCLKEYVCDAYKLGCHSAPKQTIHVLEQPDRPQPRLDRNRDSGYGVSVGRIREDPLLDFKMVVLSHNTIIGAAGSGVLIAEILLARNLI; the protein is encoded by the coding sequence ATGGCTGGAAAGAAGGTTGCTGGTGTTTTAGGTGCTACTGGTTCCGTTGGTCAACGTTTCATTCTTTTGTTGGCCGATCACCCTCATTTCGAACTGAAAGTTCTTGGGGCCTCTTCTAGATCAGCAGGTAAGAAATACGTTGATGCTGTGAACTGGAAGCAAACCGATTTGCTTCCAGAATCCGCTACCGACATCGTTGTTTCCGAATGTAAATCtgaattcttcaaagaatGTGACATAGTCTTTTCGGGATTGGACGCTGACTATGCTGGTGCcattgaaaaggaattCATGGAAGCCGGCATCGCCATTGTCTCCAATGCCAAAAATTACAGAAGGGAACAAGATGTACCATTGATCGTTCCTGTAGTCAACCCTGAGCATTTAGATATTGTGGCTCAGAAGCTAGAAACCGCCAAGGTTCAAGGCAAGCCAAGACCAGGTTTCATCATCTGTATTTCCAATTGTTCCACTGCAGGCTTAGTTGCGCCATTGAAGCctttaattgaaaaattcggTCCTATTGACGCCTTGACTACCACTACTTTGCAAGCAATCTCAGGTGCAGGTTTCTCTCCAGGTGTGCCAGGTATTGATATCCTAGACAATATCATTCCATACATTGGtggtgaagaagacaaGATGGAATGGGAAACCAAGAAAATCTTGGCCCCATTGGCAGAAGACAAAACTCACGTCAAATTATTGACTCcagaagaaatcaaagtCTCTGCTCAATGTAACAGAGTCGCTGTCTCTGACGGCCACACCGAATGTATCTCTTTGAGATTCAAGAATAGACCTGCTCCATCAGTCGAACAAGTCAAGACATGTCTGAAAGAATACGTCTGTGACGCTTACAAATTGGGCTGCCATTCTGCTCCAAAACAAACTATTCATGTTTTGGAACAACCTGATAGACCTCAACCAAGATTGGACAGAAACAGAGACAGCGGTTACGGTGTCTCTGTTGGTAGAATCAGAGAAGACCCATTGTTGGACTTCAAAATGGTTGTACTTTCCCACAACACCATTATTGGTGCCGCTGGTTCTGGTGTCTTGATTGCCGAAATTTTGCTAGCAAGAAACTTGATTTAA
- the ENT5 gene encoding Ent5p (Protein containing an N-terminal epsin-like domain~similar to YDR153C) has translation MDSLSKKIQNLGIHDIRNAARFAQNVIVQYEPYQIDIRRATNTDAWGPTPKHLAKVLRNRYQVPLYLMTEYTLKRLVDHIATRPKNLYEKARKDYVNYGSEWRVVLKCLVVIEFLLLNVDTGDELNQIRSCLLTHKHILTREIAQFKVKFSNDGKMEVHERGIRKKGELILQYLEDPQFLKKERAKNKKNALKIRQQGESSIYNANQISSSASYDNVDDDEFDTDADGFDSEMDANNVTNFNVPVETEANSNPRRRSHMEEQRRQRREILREQIKNKEQQRKRKQEQDNIPDLIDFDDSTSTTNNITIDNGNNVNSNNDDDDDDDDEFGDFQSETSPDTTAPKTSSNSQIDDLLDWDAPKSSAGTTTAAEAPLPFAEKNQQKARPQATKDKSKGNDAFSDLFSYSKSLV, from the coding sequence ATGGACTCATTATCGAAGAAGATTCAAAACTTAGGTATCCATGACATTAGAAATGCCGCAAGGTTTGCCCAAAACGTGATAGTTCAATATGAACCTTATCAGATAGATATCCGTCGTGCTACAAATACCGATGCTTGGGGCCCCACACCGAAGCACCTGGCCAAAGTTTTAAGAAACAGATACCAAGTACCGCTATACTTGATGACAGAATATACGTTGAAAAGATTGGTCGACCATATCGCTACTAGGCCCAAGAACCTGTACgaaaaagcaagaaaggACTACGTTAACTACGGGTCCGAATGGAGAGTAGTCTTAAAATGTCTAGTAGTCATTGAATTCTTGTTATTGAATGTCGATACAGGCGACGAATTAAATCAGATCAGGTCATGTTTGCTCACCCATAAACATATCTTAACCAGGGAGATTGCCCAATTCAAGGTAAAGTTCTCAAATGATGGCAAAATGGAGGTTCATGAGAGAGGTATTAGGAAAAAGGGCGAACTGATCTTGCAATACTTGGAAGACCCCCAATTtctgaaaaaggaaagagcCAAGAATAAGAAGAACGCCTTGAAGATTCGACAGCAAGGGGAGTCCTCCATTTATAATGCCAACCAGATTTCATCGTCTGCCAGTTACGACAACGTGGACGACGATGAATTTGACACAGATGCAGATGGGTTTGATAGTGAAATGGACGCAAATAATGTGACCAACTTCAATGTCCCTGTAGAAACGGAAGCAAATTCGAATCCTCGCAGGCGTTCTCATATGGAAGAACAAAGGAGACAAAGGAGAGAGATATTAAGGGAGCAGatcaagaataaagaacaacagaggaaaagaaagcaggAACAAGATAACATCCCTGATTTAATCGATTTTGACGATAGTACTAGCACTACGAACAACATAACAATAGACAATGGTAATAATGTGAACAGcaacaatgatgatgatgatgatgatgatgatgagtTTGGTGATTTCCAAAGCGAAACAAGTCCTGACACCACAGCACCCAAAACTTCTTCCAACAGTCAAATAGATGATTTGCTTGACTGGGACGCCCCAAAATCAAGCGCAGGTACCACTACTGCCGCAGAAGCACCATTACCCTTTGCGGAGAAAAACCAACAAAAAGCCCGTCCCCAAGCTACAAAGGACAAGTCAAAGGGGAATGACGCATTTTCGGACCTATTTTCTTATTCAAAGTCGTTGGTCTAG
- the CPR1 gene encoding peptidylprolyl isomerase CPR1 (Cytoplasmic peptidyl-prolyl cis-trans isomerase (cyclophilin)~similar to YDR155C), producing MSQVYFDVEADGQPIGRVVFKLYNDIVPKTAENFRALCTGEKGFGYAGSPFHRVIPDFMLQGGDFTAGNGTGGKSIYGGKFPDENFKKHHDRPGLLSMANAGPNTNGSQFFITTVPCPWLDGKHVVFGEVVDGYDIVKKVESLGSPSGATKARIVVAKSGEL from the coding sequence ATGTCCCAAGTCTATTTTGATGTCGAAGCTGATGGTCAACCAATTGGCCGTGTCGTTTTCAAGTTGTACAACGACATAGTCCCAAAGACTGCTGAAAACTTCAGAGCACTATGTACTGGTGAAAAGGGATTCGGCTACGCTGGCTCTCCATTCCACAGAGTCATTCCAGACTTCATGTTGCAAGGTGGTGACTTCACTGCTGGTAACGGTACCGGCGGTAAGTCTATTTACGGTGGCAAGTTCCCAGACGAAAACTTCAAGAAGCACCACGACAGACCAGGTTTGTTGTCCATGGCCAATGCTGGTCCAAACACCAACGGttctcaatttttcatcaccaCCGTTCCATGCCCATGGTTGGACGGCAAGCACGTTGTTTTTGGTGAAGTTGTTGACGGATACGATATCGTTAAGAAGGTTGAATCCTTGGGTTCTCCTTCCGGTGCCACTAAAGCTAGAATCGTTGTTGCCAAGTCCGGCGAATTATAA